The Commensalibacter nepenthis genome has a window encoding:
- a CDS encoding glycosyltransferase, which yields MNCTALIVTYNRLTQLQECLKATLLLSFNHIVVVNNASTDNTARWLSTQQDPRLHILTTTKNSGGAGGFRHGSQFIADTLDTEWVFFYDDDAYPAIDLLDQFNALDKLDYQIFSSKVLLPSGAICKMNVPYKKVPYTIYETLLYGIKPDNFLPNFSWPEEVETFSFVGAVLHHNILRQYTDLIDDHLFLYFDDVLFSYHLSQLGYKILFSPNLIFTHDTSININIYRNKKIYYMVRNLVFLQKSQYPPFSKFSIFLRIIRILILCICRGRNIHSILYTLKGIKDGFLYKKPK from the coding sequence ATGAACTGTACGGCATTAATTGTTACCTATAATCGTTTAACACAATTACAAGAATGTTTAAAAGCCACCTTACTTTTATCATTCAATCATATTGTCGTCGTGAATAATGCATCAACTGATAATACAGCCCGATGGTTATCAACCCAACAAGATCCCCGCCTGCATATCTTAACAACAACAAAAAATAGCGGTGGTGCAGGTGGTTTTAGACATGGCTCACAGTTTATCGCAGACACTTTAGACACAGAATGGGTATTTTTCTATGATGATGATGCTTATCCTGCAATCGATCTGCTAGATCAGTTTAACGCATTAGATAAACTAGATTATCAAATCTTTTCTAGTAAAGTATTATTACCCTCTGGTGCAATCTGTAAAATGAACGTTCCGTATAAAAAAGTTCCATATACAATATATGAAACACTTTTATATGGGATAAAACCAGATAATTTCCTGCCAAATTTTTCTTGGCCAGAAGAAGTGGAAACATTTTCTTTTGTTGGGGCCGTTCTACATCACAATATACTGCGCCAGTATACCGATCTGATTGACGACCATTTATTTCTATATTTCGATGATGTTCTTTTTTCTTATCATTTATCACAATTAGGCTATAAAATTTTATTTTCTCCAAATTTAATATTTACCCACGATACAAGCATCAATATAAATATTTATCGAAATAAAAAAATATATTATATGGTGAGGAACCTTGTATTTTTACAAAAAAGTCAATATCCTCCTTTCTCAAAATTCTCTATTTTTCTTAGAATTATACGTATTTTAATCCTATGTATTTGTAGAGGAAGAAATATTCATTCTATTTTATATACTTTGAAAGGTATTAAAGATGGGTTTTTATATAAAAAACCAAAATAG